From Bacteroides sp.:
AAAAATTTTCACCCTTATGTTTTGCCTGTGCGCCCTGGGCGCCAGCGCCACCATCTGGCGGCTGAACAACAACCTGGCCGTGGAGGCCGATTTCCGCACCTTTGCCGAAGCCCAGGAAGCGGCTTCCGCCGGCGATACCATTTTCGTGGAGGGAAACGGAATGGCCAACCATTATGGCCAAATTACCATTACCAAGAAATTGGTCCTCATTGGACCGGGTTATTTCCTGGATGAGAACGACTCCACCTATGTCAATGGAAACTTTGCCCGCTTTATGAGTATTACCGTTCAATCGACCGCCCCAGGAACAGAAATTTACGGGATTTATCTTTTCAGCGGCGATTACAATATCCGCTATCTGACCATCCGGGCATCCAATGTCATTGCAGCCAGAAATTTCTTTAATCCTCACGATTACGAAGCCATCAGGATTGACAGTGTGGTCCAGAATGTTACCATTGCTCAAAACTTTGCCTATAGAATTGACATCGCTGCTGCAGCCAGTAATTTCATTATTTCGAACAATTATATTCATGACCGAATCAACCTGAATCCATCCTCCAATGGAATTATTTCCAATAATGTAATTTCAACTGGTATTTTTAACGCATACAATTCCCAGATCAAGAATAACATTTTGTTCGCTATGTCTGGGGGGGATGTTTTTACCTACCCAAACACCGGGAATTTCATCAGCTACAATATTTTGAGCGGAGCCCTGGGGACCGGAAGTTATGGTCCCGGGAATGTTGCCAATGTTTCGATGGCTGATGTATTTTTGGGCTATCCCTCACAAGGTAACTACAGCCGGGACCAAAGGTGGCAATTGAAGCCTGATGGCCCTGCCGCAGGTGCCGGCGAGGAAGAAATTGACTGCGGCATGTTTGGGGGCGCACTTCCTTATATCCTCTCAGGCTTACCGGCAGTGCCCAGGGTATATGAGGCGGTGGTGCCCACGGCAGGCTCCACCTCGGCCGGGCTACCGGTGATCATTAAGATCAAATCGCAAAACTAAGCACTATGAAAAGGTTTTTCATTTTGCTTGGCCTGTGGCTGTGGGGCTTAAGCCTCTGGGGCCAGCAGGTCACCCGGGCAGAGTATTTCTGGGATGCCGATCCGGGCTTTGGCAATGCCACCCCCCTGGCGCTGGTGGCGGCTGAAGATTTGGAGGTCAGCCTGGAAATCCCGCTGGAGGCATTGGAACCGGGCCTGCACACCCTGTTTGTCAGGGCCCGCGACGAGAATGGCCGATGGTCGCAGTGTTTCCTGCAAAGCGTCCTCGTCCTGAAAGCGGCCCAGATACCTTCCCTCCTGACCCGGGCAGAGTATTTCTTTGATGAGGACCCCGGCTATGGCCAGGGCATCCCCCTGGATCTTCCACCCGGAGATCAGGCCGTACTTTCCCTGGCCCTTCCCCTGGAAATCCTTGAAGACGGCATCCACACCCTGTTTGTCAGGGCCCGCGATGACAAGGGCAGCTGGGGACTGGTGTTCAGCCAGACCTTCCTAATGCAAACCTTTCCCCAGGACCAGCATTACCAATTGACCGCCGTGGAGTATTTCTTTGACGAGGACCCTGGCTTTGGGCAGGGGATTTCCATACCCTTTGAAACAGGGGATGAAGTGCAAATTTCCATGGATCTTCCCCTGGAATCTCTGGGCGACGGCATCCACACCCTGTTTGTCAGGGCCCGCGATGATAAGGGCAGCTGGGGACTGGTGTTCAGCCAGACCTTCCTGCTGCAGCCCTTTCCCCAGGACCAGCATTACCAGCTGACTGCTATGGAGTATTTCTTTGACGAGGACCCTGGCTTTGGCCAGGGGATGCCGCTGGATTTTGAACCGGCTGCAGCTATTGCCCTGGACCTTGAACTCCCCCTGGAGGACCTCCCCGAAGGCATCCACACCCTGTATGTCAGGGCCCGGGACGACAAGGGCAGCTGGGGGATGGTATTCCAGCAGAACTTCCTGAAATTCTTCACCCAGGACGAAGAGCCCCTGGTCAACCGTATGGAGTATTTCATCAATGAAGATCCCGGCTTTGGCAACGGAATCCCCATCCCTTTTAATACGCCAAGGGAAACCGCTCTGAAGCTCTTTGAAGTGGATGCCGCATTATTGCAGCCCGGCACCAACACCCTGTATGTCAGGGGGCTTGACACCCGCGGCCGCTGGGGTTTGGTGTATCAGACGACCTTTGAGACCCTGGAAACCCCGCCCTGTGATCCGCCCACTGACCTGACAGCCACGGATGTGGCCGAAACCACCGCCACACTGGGCTGGACAGAACAAAGCGTGGGCACTTCCTGGGATCTTCTTTGGGTGCCTAACGGGATGGATCATACCGAAGACGGGATAGTAGCCGCGGGCATTGAGACCAACCCCAATACGGTTGAGAATCTGTTCCAAACAACCCTGTACGATTTTTACGTGCGCACCGCCTGCAGCGACGGCCAAGTAAGCCCCTGGGCGGGGCCTGCCAGTTTTCACACCCTGCCCCTGGCCACCAACACCCTGACCTTGCTCTCTGATCCGCCTGGAGGAGGTACTGTCACAGGTGAAGGCTCCTATGCTTACGGCGAGACCATCACCATTACCGCCAGCCCTAATACCAATTTTGTGTTCCAGTATTGGACAGGGGATACGAATTTCCTGGATGATCCCCAGGAGCCCACCGCCACGGTCACTATGCCTGCCCAGCCCATCGCCCTGACGGCTCATTTCCAGGATGTGACGGGCATCGGTGAGGCCATTGGACAAGGCCTGAGAATATTTCCCAATCCCGCTCGAGATCAGCTACAGGTGGAATTCATTCACCAGGGAAAGGAGGCTATCCTTCAGCTGATGAACATCCAAGGGCATATTGTTGATCAACTCATCATCAACGAGCCGGGAAGGGTAAATACAAGCATCAATACATCTACCCTGCCTGATGGACTTTACCTG
This genomic window contains:
- a CDS encoding right-handed parallel beta-helix repeat-containing protein, which codes for MKKIFTLMFCLCALGASATIWRLNNNLAVEADFRTFAEAQEAASAGDTIFVEGNGMANHYGQITITKKLVLIGPGYFLDENDSTYVNGNFARFMSITVQSTAPGTEIYGIYLFSGDYNIRYLTIRASNVIAARNFFNPHDYEAIRIDSVVQNVTIAQNFAYRIDIAAAASNFIISNNYIHDRINLNPSSNGIISNNVISTGIFNAYNSQIKNNILFAMSGGDVFTYPNTGNFISYNILSGALGTGSYGPGNVANVSMADVFLGYPSQGNYSRDQRWQLKPDGPAAGAGEEEIDCGMFGGALPYILSGLPAVPRVYEAVVPTAGSTSAGLPVIIKIKSQN
- a CDS encoding T9SS type A sorting domain-containing protein, which translates into the protein MKRFFILLGLWLWGLSLWGQQVTRAEYFWDADPGFGNATPLALVAAEDLEVSLEIPLEALEPGLHTLFVRARDENGRWSQCFLQSVLVLKAAQIPSLLTRAEYFFDEDPGYGQGIPLDLPPGDQAVLSLALPLEILEDGIHTLFVRARDDKGSWGLVFSQTFLMQTFPQDQHYQLTAVEYFFDEDPGFGQGISIPFETGDEVQISMDLPLESLGDGIHTLFVRARDDKGSWGLVFSQTFLLQPFPQDQHYQLTAMEYFFDEDPGFGQGMPLDFEPAAAIALDLELPLEDLPEGIHTLYVRARDDKGSWGMVFQQNFLKFFTQDEEPLVNRMEYFINEDPGFGNGIPIPFNTPRETALKLFEVDAALLQPGTNTLYVRGLDTRGRWGLVYQTTFETLETPPCDPPTDLTATDVAETTATLGWTEQSVGTSWDLLWVPNGMDHTEDGIVAAGIETNPNTVENLFQTTLYDFYVRTACSDGQVSPWAGPASFHTLPLATNTLTLLSDPPGGGTVTGEGSYAYGETITITASPNTNFVFQYWTGDTNFLDDPQEPTATVTMPAQPIALTAHFQDVTGIGEAIGQGLRIFPNPARDQLQVEFIHQGKEAILQLMNIQGHIVDQLIINEPGRVNTSINTSTLPDGLYLIIVRNEQWRLIRKVVIKH